The genomic segment AAGAAGCCATCTTGACTACCAGATCCACCACGCGGCAGCTGTAGCCCCATTCATTGTCGTACCAAGCCACCACCTTGATGAAGTTGCTGGTGCCTTCCAGCACCATGGTGGATTTGGCGTCAAAAATCGAAGAGTGATCGTTGCCGATCACATCCACAGACACGATCGGATCTTCGGTATACTGGAGAATGCCCTTGAGCTTGCCGTCGGCCGCGGCTTTGATGGCGCGGTTGACCTGCTCGATGCTGACGTCCTGTTTCAATTCAGCGACCAGATCGACCACCGAACCGTCCCACACCGGAACGCGCAGGGAAAAGCCGTCCAGCTTGCCTTTCAGCTCTGGGATCACCTTGCCCACCGCTTTGGCAGCGCCTGTGGTGGTGGGAATGATGGCCATGGCCGCCGAGCGGGCGCGACGCAGATCGCTGTGCGGCAGATCCAGAATGCGCTGATCGTTGGTGTAAGCGTGCACGGTGGTCATATAACCGCGTTTGATGCCGAAAGCGTCGTGCAACACTTTGGCCACCGGGGCCAGACAGTTGGTCGTGCACGACGCATTGGAGACCAGTTTATGTTCGGGTTTGAGGTCGCTGTCATTGACGCCGATAACGATGGTGGCGTCGATCTCATCTTTGGACGGCACCGTCAGCACGACCTTTTTGGCGCCGCCATCCAGATGTTTGGCGATCTGCTCTTTTTTACGGAACACACCGGTGGACTCGACGACATAGTCTGCGCCGGCTTTGCTCCAGGGAATATTGGCCGGATCTTTTTCTGCACTGATCTGAACCTTTTTGCCGTTGACGATCACGGCATTGCCTTCGCAGGAGACCTCGCCTTTGAAAAGACCATGGGTGGAATCATATTTCAGCAGATGCGCCAGCGTCGGGGCATCGGTGATGTCGTTGATGTGGACAATTTCGATATCCTTGCGCTGCACCGCGGCGCGAAAAACCAGACGGCCGATACGGCCGAAACCGTTAATGCCTAATTTGATAGCCATGAAACCATCCTCCAATGTGCGTTGAGTATAAAAGACTAGGGATTGCCGAACGCGGAGCAAAAACCACGACCAAAAACCGGGAACATGGTTTGAGCTATTAAAGTAAAAAAAATTACACGCAATGTCAAGTATAATTCTTGACTGAGAAATCATTTACACGCGAACCAGGGTCAGACAGTAGACCTGGCGGCACCCTTGGGCCTTCAGCGTTTTGGCGCATTCGTTCAGAGTATGGCCGGTGGTGAACAGATCATCCACCAGCACCACCACGCCGCCGGCCGCTGCCTCCGGCCTGGGGACGACAAAGGCGCCGGCGAGATTGCGCGAACGCTCCGACTTGGCGAGTTTGGCCTGCGGCCGCGTGTAGCGGATGCGCTGCAGCAGGGCTGAATCCATGGGCAGCCCGGCGGCCGTTGCGGCATGTTGTGCCAGCCGCTCTGATTGGTTATAGCCGCGCTCGCGCAGGCGCCGCCGGTGCAACGGCACAGGCGCCAGCATCACGGCCTCCGGCAGCGCCGCGTCGCGCAGGGCCAGACCGAGCTCGCGGCCCAGCGGCTGGGCCAGGCTGGCATAGCCCTTGTACTTCATCAGATGAATCAGCTTTTGAATCGACTCATGGAAGGGAAACACTGCGATGGAGGCCTCGAACCAGGCCGGCCAGCTGAGTTGATGCGTCAGCTTTTCAGCCGCCAGCACCGGTTCTTCCAAACGGGGCAGGGTCTCCAGGCAGGTGCGACAAACCAGAACCTCTGCGTCCAAATCATTGTTGCAGAGCACACACCAGGGCGGATAGATGAAATCCAGCAATGGCTCTGTCAAAGACGACAGAGCGGAGACCCATGTTCGTTTTTCAGCCGTTGAACGCATCCTGCAACGGATTCCTCCCGCTCGGACGGACTCGGTTTGCGGAAAAATTACAAGAGGGGGACAGACAGCAGCCTTACTTGAAACGGTAGACAAAAGCGAGCTTGGGCTCTATACGCTCCTGGGATTTGTAGATCTTGCTGCCCGGATCGGTTTCAACAAAGGACCAGATGTAATCCACATAGAGGATGAGGTAGGGTTTGAGCTTGTATCCCAGTCCCAACCGCGCCACGCTGCGGTCATCCAGAGTAAACACGTCCTCTGCCTGGACAATACCGAGCTTGTCGTAGCTGGCATGGGCGGCGATCGTCGGCATGGCCTCTGTGGCGTCCGCAGCCAAATGCAACTGACCGCTCTTCTCGGCATCCAATTTGGACACGGTGCCCAATAACAGCACCCTGTTGCCCAGCACATTGCCGTACAGCTCGCCGAACGTGCCGCGGGTTTCCTCCAGGCCGATCAGCATGTCCGTCTTGTAGAATTTTTTACCGTGAGAAATCTGCAGTTTCTGGATTTCATAAAAGGGATCAAAGAACGACGGGATAAACTCCTCGCCCAACCAGCGGCGTTCCAGACGGGCCTGCACCTCCATGAGACCGAGGAGATTGGCAAAGCCGACGGATACGCCCACCGCCGTGCCGGCGCCGAAATCACGGCTGAGATTCTCGCGCGAGCTATAGCCGTGAATGACGGCATAGTCTGCGTACAAAAGCGTGTTGAACACGCGGGTTTTGATCAACGGCAATTCCACATCCACGCCATACACGGAAACACCGTCGTTGCTGGCTACCCAATCGTCCGGATCCAGGTCACGGGCAAAGCTGGCGCCGACGGCAAAATTTTTCAGCACCGGGACATCGAGAATATACAGCGGCCGGTAATAGCCGCGGAGACCGAATAATTCCGACCGCCCCATGTTGCTGGCTATGCTTTCGAAACCAAAATGGCCGAGATCCAGATCGAACTCCATGCCGATTTTGCGATCATCGTAGTTAATCTCGTTGGTAAAATAGTTGACGATAAAGCCATGGCCGATGCGCGCGGCGTCCAGCGTGCCGATCCGTGTGTAAAAGCGGTCCGTTTTGCGGCCATAGCGAAAATAGCGCAACAGACGGAAATAGTCATACCCCGAATCCCAGTCCTTGGCGCGCAGCGAGCCGCTCTTGGCATCATACAACAGGTTGATGTTCAATCCGAATCCCAGTGGCCCAAAGGACAGTTCCGGGCGCAGACAGAAAGAATAGTAGGATTGGTCGTCGATGGTGGTGATGCCGATCCCGCCGAACAGCCGGTTTTCGTTGCCGGTCCAGTAACCGAACCCGGCATCCGGGAATTGAGCTCCTGCAGAGCCCGCCAGACAAAATAGGCTCAGCAGAACCAGCGCCTTTTTCATCTGTTGCTTCCTTTCACCACAGATCTTCCATGCCGGGAGGAACATCCCAATGAGTCGCCCACTGAAAATGGCCCTGTCCTCCTGCCGCAGTGCTGCGGTCCACGGATAAAAGCCGCTTGTGTTCGATCTCCTCAGCCGCCAGATACTCGAACATCTCTTTGGCCTTTGGATGGCGGGCTTTGAGCGCCGCCTGGCGGTAATACTGATACGCCTTTTCCTCTGCCTGCATGGCCAAGCGGATCGCCTCCTCGCTCGAAAGATCGGGGGAGACCTGATGGCTGCCGATCTCCTGGGCTGAAACGATGACTGCAGGTTCCCGGCCGCCGGAGAGTTTGACGTACAGCTCGAAGAGCTGGTCGAAATGTCCCTGTTCGATGGCGCTGAAGTAGCTGAACTTGTTGCGGATTTTTTCCTGCTTCATCACCGCCGCTGCGCTGCGATAAAACTCCATGGCGCCTTTTTCCCGGCTGATCGCCAGCTGTAGGGAGGCCAGAGGATCGAGGTCGGCCACCTCGGTGCGCAGATGAAGGCCGGCCACGGCTTCGCTGAAGGCTTTATTGAAAGCGGGCAGGTCCTCTGGTTTACGTGAAGAGATATACGGCCCATCTACGCACACCTCTTGATCCACATAGTGGGCCCCGGCCAATTTAACGTCGTCGCGAATGCCGACATAGCAGGTGGTGGTCACGCCCTCAAGCAGGCCGGCGGAGATCAATACCTGAGCGCCGTGGCATATCGCGCCGACAGGTCGGCCGGTCTGCCAAAAGGCTATCACCAAAGCCAGCGCCGTTTCATTGACGCGGATGCGCTCCGGCGCCCCACCTCCGGGAATGATCAGACCATCATAGTCCGATGCGCGAACTTGATCGATGGTTTTGTCCGGCGTCAGGGTGACGCGGTTGTATTTGCCGGTGAGCGTCGAACGGTCCAATCCCACCCAATCCACCTGAGCGCCGAGCTTTTGCAGATACTCTTTCGGCAGCGTGGCCTCTTCGTCGTGAAATTGCGGACCGATCAAAATGGCGATTCGTTTATCTTTCAGCATGTCTCTTCTCTGAGTGATACAGGTGTTAGAAATCACAGAGCCGACGAAAAACAAGCGTCAGCCGGTGAGGGGTTACTTTTGATCCAGCTGGCGCAACCGGTCGCGCAGACCGGCCGCCACTTCGTAGGCCTCCTCCTGCACCGCCCGGTCCATCAGCCGTTGCAGTCTTTCCCGCTCGCTGAGCGGCTTTTGCTCCCGCAGCTCATCGAGCCATTCACGCAGCAGTTCCACCTCCACCATCTCTTTGCCCAGATGCTTGCTGTACTTTTGGTAATGGCGTTCTATGGCCTTGATCCCCTTTTCGATCAGGCGAATCGACTCATCCACTCCGCCGCTATCCATGGCCACAGAGGCGGCGGCGCGCACATACATCATCAGCACATAGGGCCGATACTGTTCGAACGCCCAGATGATCTCCTGGTTTTTTGCGTATTTGTGGACCAGATCGAACACTTTGAGATTGCGGCGGGTGTCGCGGACGACGCGTCGATAATCTCCCAAACGCAGCAGGGCGATATAGCGGTGATAGAATTGAATGGCCTCCTGTTGCAGCCGCAGACAGTCGCCGGTAGAGAGCGAAAACGAATCGCCGCCGCCCTGAAGCGCGGCCTTGGCGCGGTCTTCAAAGTAGCTGAGGTAGGAATCATAGTGGTGCGGCCGTCTGCCGTCGGGCCGGCCGTCCAACTCCATCTGCAGCAGGCCCAGGTCAATGCGCATCTGCAGTTTTTTGCTTCCGTCCTGACCGTCAATGATGCGCACATTGATGTCATTGGGAAGGTATTTCCAGCGTTTCAACAACCACCCGATGTCATCGCTCATAAGATCCTCGTCAGGCAAGGCTCGCAGACGCCCCCTCGGCAGGGCATGCTCTGTTAATTTGTGCGGTCTGGATCAAGAAAAATAGGCGATCGCGTTGCTGAACAACGCGGCTCCGTCGGCCTCCCGATTCAGGCCGATGCGGGTCCAGGCCGGATGATGCGTCGGATCGATGTTCCGTTCCGGATGCGGCATCAGCCCCAGCACGCGGCCGGTGGGATCGCAGATGCCGGCGATATCCGCCATGGAGCCGTTGGGATTCCACGGATAGGCGGCAGCACCGCCTTCCGGATTGATATATTGAAAGACCACTTGCCGGTTGCGCCAGAGCTCCTGCAGCACCGACTCATCGCGCACCACAAATTTGCCTTCGGCGTGGGCCACCGGAAAATAGACGCTTTCCTTCATGGTGCGGGTGAACACGCAGGGGCTCTCATTGATCCGCAGATAAACCCAGCGGTCGTCGTATTTGCCGGAATCGTTGTTGGTCAGGGTGACGGATTGCTCCCTGCTAAAATCCACCACCGGCAACAACCCCGCTTTTACCAACACTTGAAAACCGTTACAAATTCCAATAATCAGTTTACCCTGCTGATGAAAAGCGTGCAGATGATCCGCCAGGTGGAAACGCAATTGATTGGCCATCACCTTGCCGGCGGAGATGTCGTCGCCGTAGGTGAAACCGCCGGGAATGGCCAGAATCTGGTAGTCCGCCAGCAGCGCCGGATTTTCCAGCACCCGGTTGATGTGCAACAGGACGGCGGCGCCGCCGGCCTGGTTAAAGTCAAATGCGGTTTCCGAATCGCAATTGGATCCGGCAGCGCGCATCACAAGTACTCTGGGCTTCATCAAACAGACGTTCCTTTTCTTTCCTGATCAGACTTCGATGCCATGGCCGGCTACCAGCGCAAAGTGTTTTGCCAGGAGCTTTTCAAATTCGACAGATTTTCCTCGATCAACCGTTCTCCCTGCACGCCGTTGATGAGCACTTGGGGAGAGGCGGTGACCTGCCCCAGCAGGCCAAAGGGTATCGCCTGCAGCGCGGCGCAAAACGCCGCCTCTTTATCCGGCTGCACCTCGACCACCAGCCGACTGTTGGATTCGGAGAACAAGAGCACGTCGTCGCGAACCACATCCGCCGAAGCCGGCACTGCGGCCAAAGAGACGGACAGGCCCAGTCCGCCGCTGAACGCCATCTCCGCCAGCGCCACCGCCAACCCGCCTTCCGAGCAGTCGTGGCAGGAGGCCACCAGCCCGGCGGCCATGGCGGCATGCAGCGCCAAGTAGAGGCGGCGCGCCGATTCCGCGTCGACCTGCGGCACCCGGCTGCTGCTCGCGTTCATCACTTCATAATAATGCGATCCCCCGCATTCAGCTTTGGTCAGGCCCACCACATAGAGCAAGTTGCCCGCTTTCTTTAAATCCATGGTCACCGCCTGACGGCAGTCTTCCATGATCGAGATCGCAGAGATCAACAGAGTGGGCGGAATGGCGATACTGTCGCCGGATTCGGTTTTATATTCATTGTTAAGGCTGTCCTTGCCCGAGATGAACGGCGTACGGAAAACAGCCGCCACATCGTAGCAGGCCTGCATGGCGCGCATCAGACCGCCCAGACGGTCGGGCTTGTCTGTGCTGCCCCAGCAGAAATTGTCCAGCAGGGCTGTGCGCTCCAGAGAGCCGCCCACCGCGATGACGTTGCGGACCGCTTCGTCGATGGCGGAAGCGGCCATCCAATAGGGATCGATCAGACCGTACTTGGGATTCAGTCCGTTGGCCAGGATCACCGCCTTGTAAGAGTCCATTCTAGGCCGCGTCACCGAGGCGTCGGACGGCCCCTGCTGATCCACGCCCACCAGCGGTTTAACGACGCTGCCTCCCTGCACCTCATGATCGTATTGACGGATCACCCATTCCTTACTGCAGACATTGGGCGCAGCCAATATTTTATGCAAGACAGACGTCAAGTCGCTCGGACGCTCAGGCTCTATTTCCACCATCACCGGCTGTTCATAAACCGCGTGGCGCACCACCTCAGGCATGCCGTCGTGAAGAAACGCCATGTCCAGCTCTCCCACCACGGTCGAGCTATAGGTTAATCGGATTTTGCGATCGTCCGTCGTGCGGCCGATGACCGTGGCCTCCACATCCTCGCTGGCGAACAGGGCGAGTGTATCCGCCACATGCTCGGGCGGCACAAAGATCACCATCCGTTCCTGGGCTTCAGAGATCCAGATCTCCATGTAAGAGAGGCCGTGATACTTGAGCGGCACTTTTTCCAGGTACACCTCTGCGCCTGTGGTCTTGGCCAGTTCGCCGATGGCGGAGGAGAGACCGCCGGCGCCGCAATCTGTGATAGCGCGATAATAGCCCCTGTCGCGCGCCTGCATCAACGTGTCCACCAATTTCTTCTCGACAATCGGATTGCCGATCTGCACTGCACCGCTCCAGGTGCCTTCGCTCTCAGTGTGCAATTCGCCCGAGGAAGCGGTGGCGCCGTGAATGCCGTCGCGTCCGGTGCGGCCGCCGACGACGATGATGGCGTCGCCCGGCGCCACGGTCTTCTCACACAAGTTCCTGGGCAGCAAACCCACATTGCCGCAATAGACCAGCGGGTTGCCAAGATAGCGATCGTCAAAAAAGATGGCGCCGTTGGAGGTGGGAATGCCCATGCGGTTGCCGTAATCGCGTACACCGGCGACCACGCCCTGCATCACTCGTTTGGGATGCAGCACGCCCTTGGGCAGATCTTTCATGGCCAAATCCACCGGGCCGAAGCAAAAAACATCGGTGTTGATGATCGGCTTGGCGCCCAAGCCGGTACCCAACGGATCGCGGATCACGCCGCCGATGCCGGTATTGGCGCCGCCATACGGCTCCATGGCAGAGGGATGATTATGGGTCTCTACTTTAAAACAGATATTATAATCATCGTCAAAGTGGATCACACCGGCGTTGTCTTTGAAAACCGACACGCACCAGGGCAAATCCAGCTCACGGGTGACTCGGAAAATGGTTTGTTTAAGCGGATTGCGGATCACCTGGCCCTCGAATTCGACCAGGCCGGTGAGGGTCTTGTGGCTGCAGTGCTCAGACCAGGTTTGGGCGATCATCTCCAGTTCAATGTCCGTGGGATCCCGCTGCAGGGAACGAAAATGCTCCTGGATGGCGCGCATCTCCGCTGCATTGAGAAACAGATCTCGCTCACGGCTGAGCCTCATCAACTTCTCTTCATCCGCGTCGCGCAGGGGAATGACGATCAATTGGAAAACCGGGTCCTGCATAGTAAAGAAGAGCCTTTCACCCGGCTGCATGATGTGCTGCACCACTTTGTTGATCAACAGCTTTTGCCCGATCAACTCCCTGTCGCCGGCGGAAAGGGCGCCGAAAAACTCAAACCGTTTGGCGGTTTTAGCCTCTTGCACAGAGAGGATGCCCAAATCGCGAATGCCTTTCAGAGCGGTCTCAGCAACCAGATCGGTCACACCGCGGTTAAAAGTCACCTCAACGGACCAGCATGGATGGTCCTTCTGAGGCTGAAACGGCTGATCGATGCGATACTGCTGCGTCACCAGATCTGTCAGCAGCGATTCGGCGATCCTGGTTTTTTCCTCCTCCTGCAGGTCGCCGAAAAAATAGTACACCTGATAGACCTTGACCCGATCCACTCCGGCAACACCCAAATCCCTGGCGCCGGAGAGAATGCCTTTCGCCTCAGAATCCTGAAAGTCGGCCGACAGGCCCAATTCGATTCGCGTGATCACATTGGCTCCTTGAATGTATCAAATATAGTTTAAATATATTTGCAGGTAAATGCAAGGGAAATCATGGCCGTTGCCGCAGGCTCTCATCAGGCTGATCCACAACCGCCTCATTGAAAAGCGTCCTCCTGTGCATTCAAAGCTTGACTTTTTCACCTCAAGGTTTTAAATTAGCCAAACTTTAAAATCGGATCCTCATTTTTTGTTATTGTTTTTATTATAATTAAGCGGAGCACCTGCTTTGCAGACCGAAGATAACATAACGCCGACCGCCTGCAAATTGGCTCGAAAATTTATTTATTTTATGAGTGTCATCCTTTTCTTTTCTATTTTCTTTTTCCCCGTTCTACCGCTTTCCGCCGCCACGCCCTTTGATCCACTCTCAATCAGCACCCATCTGCTGGATGACTATATTCACATGGTCAAATTCAACCGCCTGCTCAAGGTCGATACGCCCATGATCACCGGACCGGATTCCAGCGGGCTGGAACCCTACTTGGGCTTGGCTGAAGATCAAAGCGACAGCGAGAAGGACGGTCCGATCAGCCGCATGCAAAAGCTGTTGCTGAGCTGGAACAAAAATCTGCCGCTCAAGGTCTCTGGCCATTACGATAAAGCCACCGCCATGTCCGTCACCCTGTACAAACTGGTGCATGATTGCGGCTTTGACGGCAGTTTTATCGATCGCGAGACCGCGCATCATCTGCTGGCCATGGAGTATAACTGGCCGTTATCCAAAAAGGAAACCAGCCTGGTGGCCCAAGTGTTGAATGAGGCGGTCAAGTTTCTCGGCCTGCGTTATCGGCTCGGCGGAAGCGGCGTCAAGTACATCGATTGCGGCATGTTCACCCGCATGGCTATGATCAGCGCCGGCATTGCCGAAAAAGTGTTTAATCGGACTGCGGCCATGCAATACCGCTATGCCGAACAGGGCGACATGGGCCTGTTCCTGCGGCCTGCAGGGGAACCGCCTCAACCAGGGGATCTGGTATTTTTTAATTGGCGCACTCGATTTCAAAACCGGCGCTACAAGGGGATCACCCATGTGGGCTTTTTCCTCGGCCAGGTGGGCGACCGTCTGCTGGTTCTGGAAGCCGCTTCACGCGGTGAACGCCGCGTGACCATCAAGGACCGCAGCGATTCCATCAGCCGCATCGCCGGTTATGCGCAGATCGTCGGCCCTCCGCCGGGCACAGATATTTTCGATTATATCAACATGGCGGCAGAGGACCTGGAAAACCTGATGGTGCCCAAGTTGGGAGACGATTAGGGGAAAAGACTAACTCCTGTGCCGAATGTACGCATAGAACAGGAAAGTAAAAATGGGAGCGCGGAGCTCCAGCTCCGCGATGATTGGCATTGCCAAGCTGAGAACAAACCGATTCACCGGTACGTCTGCTCCGTTCGCGATGACAGGAAGGGATGAGGTAATGCACTCAGAATTGCCGTAAAAACCGCGGCCACATTCCCCACGAGCGTCGGGGAATCCTTCCCCGGGCGAAACCTTTGTCCGGGCTTCCTCGCCCGGCTAACACCCGTATTCGTAGTTTAATCGAATAACACTTTCATCGCCTAAAAACCACGCCAAAGCTTGCCAAGATTTATAACAATAAACTCTCTGCTCCCTTGTTTTTATTTTATCAGCACCATTTTCCGCCTCTGCACGCTGTCGCCGAACTGCAGCACCGCCCAGTACAATCCCGTGTTCACGGCCCTCCCTGATCCATCGCTCCCGTCCCAGATCACTCGATGAGAGCCGGCTGGGACGTTTTGATCCATCAAAGTGGCCACAGTCTGTCCGAGAAGGTTTATCACCGTGAGCTTGGCTCGTCCCGGCGCTGCGGTGGTAAAAGAGAGCGTCGTACTGCTGTTGAACGGATTCGGGTAATTGGCAGCGAGATGAAATTCCATGGGCAGGCTTCTTGCCGGTTGGGAAGAGACCAACGTCCGGCTGTTAACCGCCACGATGGCATCCAAATCAAAGTCGCCGTTCAAAGACCCCTCCTGCCAGCGGTCGCCCATGTCTGTGATCCTGACATAGCGGATCCACGGCAACCTCACGTCCGCCAGGTCAAACTGATCAGCGCCGGAGCGCTGGGGATCGAGAGGATGGCTGGTGCTCTGCACCACATGGCAGCCGGCCAGACCAGCGTAGCTGCTGGTATCATAGGGAAATTCGATAAAAAGGTTGCCGTCCTGGCTGACCGCTACTGTAGCAGCCTCCATATACGGCTGTCCGGTCCACAGGTTCATGAACACATTCTCAAAGATGATGAAATCCACGCCGGGCCCATCGAAGACGACGTTGTCGGTGAACGCCAAAGTGATCTCGCCGCCGTGGCCCAGAGACAGAATCTCGGCCGGATCGCTGGTGGAGTTGGTGCTGTTAAGCCCGCAATCCGGATCCGGCGGACCCAGCACGTTGTCGGGAAAAAAATCATAGCCGGTTTTGCTCCACGGCTGGCCGGGTGAAAAGGCAACCACTTCATCAGCCCAGGGATCCGACGACTCGCTCCTTTCCACAATGGCCATGTCCTGACTGCCATCGCCCGCGGGATAGGTGATCACCACCCGGTCCTGCTGCACATCAAACTTTTGCACGACATCCTGATCAAAGGCGCTGATGTACAGTTCGGCGTTTTTCTTATCCCAGAGCAGATGCATGGCGCCGCGACCGACGCGCAAAGGATTTTGCGCGTTGTGCAGGATCTCGCCGCTGTAGATGTTCACCTTGTACAAAAAACCGCCGGTACGATCGCCCCAATCGCAGACATAGGCCATACCGTTCGGCAGCACCGCCAGATCCCCGGGATAGCCGCCCACCACCAGGGTATCGACAACCGCCGGGCTGCTATAGTCCGGCGGGGCATAGGGATTGATCACCGCCAGTTGCCCGCTGTTTCCGCCCCAGACGCCGGAGCAGAGCACATAATAGTTCCAATCCGGCCCCTTGCGCACCACTTGCGGATTGGCCGGCACCGCCACGCTGGTGAGCAGAGAATCGCGGGCAACGTCGATAAAGGCGACGGTGGATGGCTGATAGTCCGGATAGCCGCCGGTGTTGGCTACAAGAGCAGTGGCGCCATCGACGATGATCCCTTGCGGCGCCTTGCCGCAGGGGATGAATTTGGCGATGCGGTTCTCTTTGATCTCCACAACGGCCACAGCATCCATGAGCAGCAGGGTCACATAGACCCGGTTGGCGCCCACCAACGCCATGCCATAGGGATTGGAGCCTTCCGGCAGCGCAATGTGCCTCTCCACCTGCAGCGAGCGCGCATCGATGACCATGATCTCCGGCGGCACACTGTTCAGCACCAGAACTTTGTCGCGATAGGCAAGGATCTGATTGGGGATTTGCCCCAGGGTCGCCACATCGTTAAGAACCGCGCCGGTCTCCAGGTTCACGGTGGACAGAGTGCGCGCCAGACTGTTTTCAATAAACAACGTGCGCGGCAGGTCGCCGGCCAAGGCAAAACGAGCAACCCCCCAACACATAAACAACCACATCGTTTTCATCTTTTTTCCTCGAATTTTCATCTCCACGGTAAAAAGCCGGCCCGGTTCAAAGCGAATTAAGCAAACAGACCGCTGGGTGTCGCAGCAACTGCCCTTGCAATTAAAAGGCGGCGTTCCACCCGGCCCGCCATTCCCGGCCCGGCAGAGGCGCATTTTCTAACACTTGGTAGTGTATATCAGTGATGTTCAGGCAGGAGAGCATGAAGGTTTGCGGCCGTCCGATCAGACGGAAGGCGTATTGCAGAGTGATCTCGTGCAGAGAAAAGCCGGGCAAACGCACGGTATTAGCTTCGGTGACAAAGCGTTCACCGCTGCGCCGGAAACCATAATTCACCTGCAGATCGCGCCATGCCCATTGTAGGCCTGCTTTAAGGCTGTGTTCCGGTCGGTACGGCAATTGTTTGTGCCGCGCCGTTCGCTCCTCGCTGAGGTTTTCGCTGCGCAAATGGCTGTAGGAAACCTGCGTCTCCAAACGCCGGCGGTTGAGATGCCAGCGCCATTCGATCTCTTCGCCGGAAAGGCGGGCGTCGGTGTTGACCGGCGAAAAAGTGGCGAAAGAACCCAGACGCCAGATGATCAGGTCCCGCAGCTGATGGTGAAATTGATTGAAACGGAACAAGCTGTTGCGCCACAGACCTTCAATGGCCCATTCGAAATTTTCGCTCCGCTCCGGACGCAACCCAGCATTGCCGCGCACCCGGTATTGCTGGTAGAACAGATCGGCAAAAGTGGGCAGGCGGAAACCATGGCCCCAGTCCGCCTGCAGCCGCCAATCCAGCAGCAGTTGTTTACGCAAACTCACGCCCAGTGACGGGCTGAAAGCCTGATCCAGACGCTGGTCCTGGTTGTGTGCGGTCTCTGCCGCATCATAACGCAGGCCTGCCTGCGTTTCCAGACGTGCATTCCAGCCAAGTCCGGTCTCGTAGCCATGACGTACATAGACCCCGGTGTTGTGGACATCGGCGAGGCCCACCGGCGTCAGGGACGGGTACAGGCGATCGCGATCGGAAAAGCGGGTCGCTCCTGCTTCAACTCCCAGCTCGATCTGATGGTTTGGACTGATCTGGTGCACAAGATCGCTCTGCAGCCGGCCTGCGGTCACTTTATTTTCGTTCCAGTAGCGCGGCGTTGACCGGTAGCGCACCGGCACATTCTCATAGATATTTTTAAAAGAAGTCAAGTCCTCATTGAAAGAGGCGCGCACGTTTAACGTACGCCGGCGCTGTTTTTTTTCAAACGAGAGCACAGCCAGGCTGCGACGGGTGGCGCTGCGCGCAAAGGGCGTCCAGTTGTAGACAGCGCCGGGCAACCCGCGATGGCCGAACAGATGCTGAGCGGAAAAAGACCAGCGGGATCCGTTTTTCTCCCGGTTCCAGCGGCCGAACAGCTGCCGCTGCAGCACATCCGCGTTTAAGCGCGCCTCGGAGATGCGCCGGCCGGCGAGATCGTACTCATAGCGGTAATCGTTGCGGCTG from the bacterium genome contains:
- the gap gene encoding type I glyceraldehyde-3-phosphate dehydrogenase, with translation MAIKLGINGFGRIGRLVFRAAVQRKDIEIVHINDITDAPTLAHLLKYDSTHGLFKGEVSCEGNAVIVNGKKVQISAEKDPANIPWSKAGADYVVESTGVFRKKEQIAKHLDGGAKKVVLTVPSKDEIDATIVIGVNDSDLKPEHKLVSNASCTTNCLAPVAKVLHDAFGIKRGYMTTVHAYTNDQRILDLPHSDLRRARSAAMAIIPTTTGAAKAVGKVIPELKGKLDGFSLRVPVWDGSVVDLVAELKQDVSIEQVNRAIKAAADGKLKGILQYTEDPIVSVDVIGNDHSSIFDAKSTMVLEGTSNFIKVVAWYDNEWGYSCRVVDLVVKMASL
- a CDS encoding ComF family protein — translated: MRSTAEKRTWVSALSSLTEPLLDFIYPPWCVLCNNDLDAEVLVCRTCLETLPRLEEPVLAAEKLTHQLSWPAWFEASIAVFPFHESIQKLIHLMKYKGYASLAQPLGRELGLALRDAALPEAVMLAPVPLHRRRLRERGYNQSERLAQHAATAAGLPMDSALLQRIRYTRPQAKLAKSERSRNLAGAFVVPRPEAAAGGVVVLVDDLFTTGHTLNECAKTLKAQGCRQVYCLTLVRV
- a CDS encoding DJ-1/PfpI/YhbO family deglycase/protease — its product is MLKDKRIAILIGPQFHDEEATLPKEYLQKLGAQVDWVGLDRSTLTGKYNRVTLTPDKTIDQVRASDYDGLIIPGGGAPERIRVNETALALVIAFWQTGRPVGAICHGAQVLISAGLLEGVTTTCYVGIRDDVKLAGAHYVDQEVCVDGPYISSRKPEDLPAFNKAFSEAVAGLHLRTEVADLDPLASLQLAISREKGAMEFYRSAAAVMKQEKIRNKFSYFSAIEQGHFDQLFELYVKLSGGREPAVIVSAQEIGSHQVSPDLSSEEAIRLAMQAEEKAYQYYRQAALKARHPKAKEMFEYLAAEEIEHKRLLSVDRSTAAGGQGHFQWATHWDVPPGMEDLW
- the purQ gene encoding phosphoribosylformylglycinamidine synthase I — its product is MMKPRVLVMRAAGSNCDSETAFDFNQAGGAAVLLHINRVLENPALLADYQILAIPGGFTYGDDISAGKVMANQLRFHLADHLHAFHQQGKLIIGICNGFQVLVKAGLLPVVDFSREQSVTLTNNDSGKYDDRWVYLRINESPCVFTRTMKESVYFPVAHAEGKFVVRDESVLQELWRNRQVVFQYINPEGGAAAYPWNPNGSMADIAGICDPTGRVLGLMPHPERNIDPTHHPAWTRIGLNREADGAALFSNAIAYFS